gacAATTAACCAAGCTGtagtttaaaacataaacataaaggATATCACTTAAAAGACCATAAATAGAAgctataattttcattttaaagaattcaaaaaataataatagtcATGCTCTCGACAGCAGGTTTTCATGGACAGAAAAATACGATCTTCgctctttaatttattttaatctgtgatattgcaaaaattaaaaaaatgtctatgtTAATGCACTTTCATTGataattgaaaatgtatttttttttaatagtgatGATGTGTCAAGAAGTTATTCAAATGTGtagaaatatttttgatcaAATGATGCTAGATTATACTgaaattaaactttaatttgttaagaaaaatatcagcaatatatttaattataatgtttgtTCCTGACACTTAGCAAGTCAGATAAAACAAAGTGAAGCTGCTCTTTGAATTATGAAATAAcacttattcttatatattcttaaaattaacaattcaccacaaataaaatgtttgtttaaatgctatatggttttactttttcaacaaatcaaaataaagatgAATGATGTATTGTATGTATTAGTTTAAACTTcttttgtctatttgttttcctgtttgagcAATGCTATATGAATTCGAATAGAACTTtttaacttgtaaaaaaaaattaaaattaagataatcattgttttctttttcatcttgtcatacaaaatatcagtatactgaGAGTTTCATTTAGCTTTAATTCCTATACTAAACTAACAAACAGTTACCTGTCAAAcatgaaattttcaattcatttaaaagtaagaaaggcatctcaaatataaaaatcatgtaATACCAAGTTCCACTATCACTTCACTAGTTTTGAAATAATCTTCAACTAGAATACTCGATACCAATAGTTTGGTAAGTCAAACAATCTACACATTTCAAAACACCAACACAAAAAAAGGGCTCAAACTAAATGTATCATTGAATCCTAATACCAATTTCTCTATACATATTAGCAAATTTAGTTTTAGTACCATTCAGTCATTTGTAAATTCCAAAGAATGGTGAACTGCAGATAAGTAAGTTACTAGtaatgttgtcaataaaattcatcAAAATCGACTGGATGGTTAGATCTCTAAATTGAGATATGGGTTAAATACTTAAATATATCACTATACACAATTTCTCTTTTGCCTCAAATGAACTCTTGTATGTATATAAACACTCTGTTGTTATCaagttgaaaatataatttgtttatagaGAAGTAACTTGTGTTAATTGAAGTTCTTTTTGTCAAGCAAGAAATGTCTCATTAATGATAATACTATGCTATTCAAACACTATCAGGTGACACTTCCAGtatgatattatataaaattaaatagctatatccaaaataatttaaaaaaaaacaaatattttttagaaataatcCTGTAATAAACAAATCTTACAATTTaagtaatataatttattataaccATTGCacaacaatttttaaatgaattaaaataatctCTCATacaacatatttagatataataATGAACATGAGTTTGATTTATAACACTTACTGTGCCATACATTTGAGACAGTGCCACACAAAGTGTTAATCTCAATGAGAGTCTATTGATACAGTTGGACTAATGCTAGAGATCACAGACGAGTCTTTATCAGAGTCCAGAGTCCTACATAGCTTGGCTTCAGAATATCTCATACTAGGTATTCCCATCATGTTCTGTGGGTGAGAGTTCAGTAGAGACACTGGCGACGGTTTGATCGGTAAACACACAGATCCTGCTCGTTGATTGCACCTTATAATGTTTTGATACTCGGCTGACAAGTTGTAAGAGGACGCTAGTGAAGATAACAGGTCACCGGATGGGTACGGCGAGAGTAAATTAGAACAAGATAAAGGTCCGGCAAACTGTGAAGCAAACGCTGGCAATGGCGTTGGTATAATGGGTTGAGTCATTTGTGTACTACTACTGCTCTTGTTATCTGGAGCTATAATATTATCTATAGTGAATGGTTGTTTGTACGTATTGTTGTTCCCGTGTCCCGTTAGAAGTCCGTAAGGATGTAGTCTAGGGCTAACTCCTCCGCCTCCTCCTCCAGACTGAATATATCTCATCAGTGCTTGGTCGTGCATATACTGAGATTCCATTTCAGATTTCATTGCTTCGATTTGTCCTCCTCTGGTTTGAAACTTGAATCGCTTCCTTCTCCTCAAGAAACTTCCATTTTCGAACATGTCTCCACACATTGGATGCAGTGCCCAGTAACTTCCTTTGCCGGGACGATCAGGTCGTCTTGGAATTTTAAGAAAGCAGTCATTAAAGGACAAATTATGCCGCAGCGAGTTCTGCCACCTTTGTGTGTTTTGTCTGTAAAATGGAAATCTATccataataaatttataaatttcactCAAAGGCAGCATCTTTTCTTGAGAGCCTTGAATAGCCATTGCTGTTAAAGCTATATACGAGTATGGTGGCTTCTGGTCGTTATAAGTATTCCTTCCTGGACGTGGCATCGTGAAAAGTTTACTTTATAAACCAAAACtttcaatgtttgttttcacttttttgaTCACTCAAACAGCGTTTGGTTTGCCTCTCAAGCAACTATTTCAAACACAATTGACACATTCAGCAGAAAACTTGAAATAAAGTATCTTCTTcaggaaaacaaatttaatttggcATACAAATACTTGACATATCAAGAAATAACACCCTCTGCGTGTAGCTTATTATTGTAAGCGAAACCGACATGGTCTATACGTCAGTCATCTGTTTAGGGGCAGGAACATTACCTAATTTggtaagctgctgcttaatctTGTATCCAATAACGAACCTGATTGGTCTATTAAacgttcttttaaaaataactttctTTTTAGTCGCATCACGAATACTAATACGTCAAATGAAagagaaaatgataaatggaTTTCAAATGGACCAGATTTAATCCCCATTATTTGATAGATTCTAGTGGTGTGGAAATAGAAAAGCTATAACAAGTAAAGTTTCAATAGAAATGATAGGACGAGTTTGAGTGGCGACTTTGTTGAATGCCGTAATAAAATGCATGATTTAAGTCcataaacataaacaaccaTCTAAAGAAAAATACTGACAGAAGGCCTAATGTAATTgaataaataaccaaaataaaCCAAACCGAAAATATTTAATCACCTTAATCggaaattaaaaacattgtaatatttttctttatttatataaaaacacaactttcaatacatataaggattttagtttatgttttgttGATCTTTGTTcaagtattatttttgtttaaatttaaacttCATACTTATTTGCACAACATtgtaaaatcataaatatttgttaacgTTGTATTTTGGTGTATTTCGATAAGATAAAATGGACcaaaatgtttcaataataaaattaacagtgacaattctttaaaacaaaacttaaagaTACGTTTGCggattttcaaaataacttctaggtttttttccattttaaataaagctacCTAAAAAACAAAGGTATTGCTCTTGGcataaaaacatattgaaaaaaaaatatgaccactattacatttttttgtggttagatatttttttacttattatccgtaacttattatttttcttcactTTGAAAACTTAATAGATGATAAAACGCTGCCTCTtttggaatgttttttttttgtactgcgTGTAGTAAAATGTGTCATGTAAGAACTTTTTGACGCGGATTAATACACTATATTTCTGGTACACAtaaaggacatttttttttatttctttatatgaGTTTTAATTACTCTTTTAAATCAAAGAATATgcagaaaatttgaaaatctattataatgcaattagaagaaaaaataatttacaaatttgatctaaaatgaaacataattcATTACACGAACaccttttcaaatatttacatgttctttAAAGGGCACTGTTTTGCACCTCCGGCAGAGAAATAAGAAAACTTTCTGCTGCAAATTCAATAAAGTTATAAGTATTGGGAGTATGTAAAGGAATTGAATTTTCAATGCAACGAATCACAATACCCTCATACATGTGTATAAATAACATTGTATGTATGACAGcagattttgaaaattaaaaccataaaaatcatacattcctattttaattagattgtattttaaaacgaaaatatattttttttaaatgtaatgatAACTCAACTTCTAAAATGTGCGTATATATTCGTTTGATTAATTGTATTTCTAAATGAGTGTATAACGAGTTTCTTTAATTATTTGCAGCGTTAGTATTAGAAGTTTGAGTAAATGGCTGAACTGAAAATAACTGTTCATATAAGAGCAGTGTAATGTTAACCTTTAAAACTTAAGTTCCCATacataaaatgataattttaatcaTTACAATTGCCAAACCCTGGTCAAGcgccaaattattaaaattgttcaACCACTTTGTAACTGATGGTGATGTCTCTttatttattgtcttttttcaaACTGTTTCACTGACGACATGAATCTTTCAAAATTGTGATATAGGTTAATATAAGCTCTGATATGAATACATTTCCGTATTGGTATATTTCTTTCTAAAAGTTTCACTCATTTATTCCGAAAAATTATCACGTAGTCTACTAAATTCCGACATAATTATCCCTCCTTTTAATGATGGTTAACGGTGAtataaattctataaaaaaataatagtataacttgataatgttaattaattttttcaatgattcatcatgttttattgattttttttatatatacaaacgaaaaaatgaagattcaaagaaatatctttaaaaaaaaaaccacttcatacatttttttttttcaaataaatatttacatcaatCTATCTGTTTAATTTCGATGATTTATTTTCTCCATCTGAATGATTttccctatattttgacttagAATAATCtctcaattgtttgttttaaatgtaaaaagatatccCTTGAATTAAAAATTCACTAAATCTGATTTCCTAACTATTTTCatgtatactttttttcagatgttCGGATCCGCCTCCCTTATGTATATGATTGGTTTGTGGGGTTAGTAAATCATTGGCATATTGCTTGTTTTATCAATTGTATTTGGTCATTTAAGAAAATCGATTAGTATAAGTTATTGTACTGTGATAGAAGCATGTGTTGTGTAATATTATGTGATGTCTTGGTTAAAATAGATAGATATTTTCCTTTACATTTAGTGTTCACTAAAACCTACACATGACTTCCAGAAATGTCGAACGAAGCCGTCTTTAATCGTCTACTCTTTTAGAAGTTCAGATTGGAAAGCTATCATCATATTTAATATgataatagcttttaaaaaatgtccatCCAACTGAAATAGAAGTAACTGTCTAAACCTCTTCTTACACATAAGTTCATAAATACTCGAAAGTTTTTAAATACCTTTAAAGAAATGTGTTTTCTTAAAATACCTTTAAACTTATatgttttttctaaaataagctaattctttttctatattaaatttATCCATATTTATTTGGTTTGTTCCCATTTAGTTTTTACTGTATAAAGTAGGTGAAAAGAGTAGTAATACACTAAGGCATAATACCTGTTAAACAAAGGGCAGAAATAAACCGAGGCGTAATACCAGTTAAACTAAAGTAAaagattgaataaaaaaaagacttaaaatagaaatcaatgaagaCAAGTTGTTGTTTTCACGATTAAATAGTTTAGCAGATTATGACAAATGGAAAAAGGAAGTACCATAAAATACACTACAAGTGTTTGTGATAAATGAGATGTGCAttgatttattcttttttcaaaaccgAAAAAACTTTTGATAACATTTCCTTCTCACACGGACTTCTAAATAAATCATGTATTTAGTGCAATTtctcaaaatattcaaaatgttagaCTGAAATTTTCCCCAAAAAGAATTTAATGTTGCAGTAATGCccaatgttttatatttgttatccggtttttttttgtaactgactatacggtatggggtTTTCTTATTGCTGACGGCCATAGTGTTACCTATACATTGTAGTTTGTAACTTttatgttatttggtctctgttGGAACGTTACCATTaaagagacattaattgtcgaaatgcgcatctggtgcagaaacaTTGGTATCGCTAATATTATTGTCCCATTGGCAACCATTACACATCTTCTTTAATCTTATAGAAAAGACTAACAATATACAATAATAGGTAAAcgtcaaaaaaatatcaacctTTTATGTACGAGACGTTGACACTGATGAAGGGTGAGGTTTACAGACCCATTTAACTGTGTCGTGGCGAATTAAGTCTTTTGATActttatgtattgttttcatGCATGCTCTTATTTTCTTCGTTTTTCCTTAAATTAACCACTCGGAGTAAATATAGACTGGTTCAATGCGTCACATGGATATTTATTGACTGTAGTCTAACGAACTAACATGTCAT
Above is a window of Mytilus trossulus isolate FHL-02 chromosome 4, PNRI_Mtr1.1.1.hap1, whole genome shotgun sequence DNA encoding:
- the LOC134714373 gene encoding forkhead box protein B1-like, which codes for MPRPGRNTYNDQKPPYSYIALTAMAIQGSQEKMLPLSEIYKFIMDRFPFYRQNTQRWQNSLRHNLSFNDCFLKIPRRPDRPGKGSYWALHPMCGDMFENGSFLRRRKRFKFQTRGGQIEAMKSEMESQYMHDQALMRYIQSGGGGGGVSPRLHPYGLLTGHGNNNTYKQPFTIDNIIAPDNKSSSSTQMTQPIIPTPLPAFASQFAGPLSCSNLLSPYPSGDLLSSLASSYNLSAEYQNIIRCNQRAGSVCLPIKPSPVSLLNSHPQNMMGIPSMRYSEAKLCRTLDSDKDSSVISSISPTVSIDSH